In the Tetrapisispora phaffii CBS 4417 chromosome 7, complete genome genome, one interval contains:
- the TPHA0G03390 gene encoding uncharacterized protein (similar to Saccharomyces cerevisiae YKR005C; ancestral locus Anc_2.515), whose translation MIVYPMLLSIILNFTGLVSFSQGRELGYSLPTDTSVPLGSDELTVDCVSELQNCLYNSFSKAYEFCDHCIKVSEVTLTDSGNYGCRGCAMKTMLDHCSEYNCIVGYDYNSLSTLLEEFQHSPDYATLNSLKSRTLKEQKIDGSLVYIRLDTHDIYRNMLPFEKEEIVRAFIKESASQDVRVSGGLGNVSAGGTKDYDEVPMHIKDINGGEPKYNEDEESDRKDNESVLNGDETDEENTDNQGEVGEDDWDDVDNVDDWDVTDGDKSVEDINVSTQEGNCTVIQSEKQCTNRVPTDLETETSRQVSIDEQTSIESSKNSNYGERTVNWSASSTEYEEQTVDHSSTDSNYDEVTPTPSSSKPDYNKETPLESQDYPHYPHYDEDIVTSSTNDPDYDEDIVTSTDNSYHDKEIVTNSTVATDYNKETPLKSQDYPDYDEDTLTSSIYNSYYDVVSSTSSSNDTDYNNLENERPEEGKQGEKSEEEAIYTITIRTTVYPQINNTTYIIKPNIDYLISKSTLTTWNPTTTTKTITNPCSNTILIQPTETSTTNCTKKYTTTTTRFSNIYITFTETDLSTEYTKLKVTKWKGDISTTTETDLAFTTRTILRKKTKTRAVTEIEEIAKTRQVCKIVVTENYTKTKTKTAVTTLTKQKTTTTTTPLLSTSTSTKTKSKVKVLTSTAVTSTTDTNLIKAYTTTTFTKTKYKKKRTYTTIVLPTTHVVVVITNTAVVSLLNDKPGRFKKGLRLKKRMENEPILNTSISNKKYCIDLHLLMNQRSCNHRQELPLK comes from the coding sequence ATGATCGTTTATCCAATGTTGCtatcaattatattaaattttacaGGTCTTGTGAGTTTCAGCCAAGGTCGGGAATTGGGCTACTCTTTGCCTACTGATACTTCTGTACCTCTGGGTTCAGATGAGCTTACTGTTGACTGTGTATCtgaattacaaaattgtttatataaCAGCTTTTCAAAGGCTTACGAATTTTGTGATCATTGCATAAAAGTATCGGAGGTGACATTAACTGACTCTGGAAATTATGGTTGTCGTGGATGTGCAATGAAGACAATGTTAGATCATTGTAGTGAATATAATTGCATTGTAGGATATGATTATAACAGCCTATCTActttattagaagaattcCAACACAGTCCAGATTATGCGACACTTAATTCACTAAAATCGAGAACTTTAAAAGAACAGAAAATTGATGGGTCTCTAGTATATATCAGGCTGGATACACACGATATTTATAGAAATATGTTGCCATTTGAAAAGGAAGAGATAGTAAGAgcttttattaaagaatcGGCGTCACAAGATGTCAGAGTTTCTGGCGGTCTAGGTAACGTTAGCGCAGGTGGCACTAAAGATTACGATGAAGTTCCAATGCATATTAAAGACATAAATGGTGGTGAAcctaaatataatgaagatGAGGAAAGTGACAGGAAGGATAATGAAAGTGTTCTAAATGGTGACGAAacagatgaagaaaatacaGACAACCAGGGTGAAGTTGGCGAAGACGATTGGGATGATGTGGACAATGTAGACGATTGGGATGTAACTGATGGTGATAAATCGGTAGAGGATATAAATGTTTCTACACAGGAAGGCAATTGCACAGTGATACAATCAGAGAAACAATGTACCAATAGAGTTCCAACGGATTTAGAAACCGAGACGTCTAGGCAAGTATCAATTGATGAACAGACATCAATTGAATCTTCCAAAAATAGTAATTATGGTGAACGTACAGTAAACTGGTCTGCTTCTAGCACCGAATATGAAGAACAGACAGTAGATCATTCTTCCACTGATTCTAATTATGATGAAGTGACACCAAcaccttcttcttctaagCCTGATTACAATAAAGAGACGCCACTCGAGTCACAAGATTATCCGCATTATCCACATTATGATGAAGATATAGTAACGTCTTCAACTAATGATCCAGATTATGATGAAGATATAGTAACCTCAACCGATAATTCGTATCATGACAAAGAAATAGTGACGAATTCGACTGTTGCTACTGACTACAATAAAGAGACGCCACTCAAGTCACAAGATTATCCGGATTATGATGAAGATACACTAACGTCCTCAATTTATAATTCATATTATGACGTAGTGTCATCAACATCTTCATCTAATGATACTGATTATAATAACttagaaaatgaaagaCCTGAAGAAGGCAAGCAAGGTGAAAAatcagaagaagaagctATTTATACTATTACTATTCGTACGACTGTTTATCcacaaattaataatacaacCTATATTATTAAGCCCAATATTGATTATCTTATCAGCAAATCGACTTTAACCACATGGAATCCTACAACAACTACAAAAACGATCACAAATCCATGTAGCAATACTATTCTAATCCAACCAACCGAGACTTCTACTACAAATTGCACTAAAAAATATACCACAACAACTACACGGTTCtcaaatatttacataaCTTTTACTGAGACAGATCTTTCCACTGAATATACAAAATTGAAGGTCACTAAATGGAAAGGTGATATAAGTACAACAACAGAAACTGATTTAGCATTCACTACAAGAACTATTCTGAGAAAGAAAACTAAAACTCGAGCAGTAACTGAGATAGAAGAGATAGCTAAGACAAGACAAGTGTGTAAAATAGTTGTCACTGAAAATTATACAAAGACAAAAACTAAAACAGCTGTAACGACAttaacaaaacaaaaaacaaCCACCACTACAACTCCACTATTGAGTACTTCAACCTCAACTAAAACCAAGTCAAAAGTGAAAGTATTGACATCTACAGCGGTGACCAGTACTACAGATAcgaatttaataaaagcTTATACCACTACGACATTCACTAAAACGAAGtacaaaaagaaaagaacaTACACGACTATAGTTCTTCCAACAACTCATGTAGTGGTAGTAATAACAAATACAGCTGTTGTGTCcttattaaatgataaacCTG
- the MRPL13 gene encoding mitochondrial 54S ribosomal protein mL50 MRPL13 (similar to Saccharomyces cerevisiae MRPL13 (YKR006C); ancestral locus Anc_2.516), with product MTVSAILRCGKNLPSNFASRRLIHSSVVRGDMMDWFRKNKKDSIKPVEDTKDIMRKIEEDGGAAVSAASQSESTKGKVMKLNADNFIGEEIGYVDNRARKEAIANVRFNTWLTSHKVKDELEINEILISAYNESVSDVSNAPVSEISDAVLKKDFDDLAFKFKFTKLLQSKTGYLIPDYLLTTMKTPLEFKDYFTQEILSGKQQRFKESEPNAIHLTNDTFKSKNIRVLEDVPGRFQKKTKNKVLSELYLLNSQLTNEKIKINTD from the coding sequence ATGACCGTATCTGCCATCCTACGTTGTGGTAAGAATCTGCCATCCAATTTTGCCAGCAGAAGATTAATACATTCTTCTGTTGTTCGTGGCGACATGATGGATTGGTTTAGAAAGAATAAGAAAGATTCGATTAAGCCTGTGGAGGATACAAAAGATATTATGAGGAAGATTGAGGAAGACGGTGGTGCTGCTGTTTCAGCAGCATCTCAAAGTGAAAGTACTAAAGGGAAAGTAATGAAACTTAATGCTGATAATTTCATCGGTGAAGAGATTGGTTATGTAGATAATAGGGCTAGAAAGGAAGCAATTGCCAATGTGCGCTTCAACACTTGGTTGACTTCACATAAGGTCAAGGATGAGTTGGAAATCAACGAAATACTAATCAGTGCTTATAATGAATCAGTTTCCGATGTAAGTAATGCTCCTGTTTCTGAAATCTCAGATGCAGTTCTGAAGAAGGACTTTGATGATTTAGCTTTCAAGTTCAAGTTTACGAAGTTACTACAATCAAAGACAGGTTACTTGATACCAGACTACTTGTTAACTACCATGAAGACACCATTGGAATTTAAAGATTACTTTACTCaagaaatattatctgGTAAGCAGCAGAGATTCAAAGAGTCCGAACCAAATGCTATTCATTTGACTAACGATACtttcaaatcaaaaaatattcgTGTATTGGAAGATGTTCCTGGTAGATTTCAAAAGAAGACTAAGAATAAGGTGCTTTCTGAATTGTATCTACTGAATTCTCAATTAACAAATgagaaaattaaaattaacaCTGATTAA
- the MEH1 gene encoding Meh1p (similar to Saccharomyces cerevisiae MEH1 (YKR007W); ancestral locus Anc_2.517), translated as MGIIFSCCREDSSDEDEALLREHQSGYGGVDESSEYEDRLSAKILKEQEQKLQQRNEELREIVENLNGKLIDISMVSNSDIVVQSSDLDDTARSQLAEQKNNDNYMELEQGQDAGQVQYQENEQLQEQVRKHQPTISQLDSKTLTSAMRGALKTLHDSIFSELDDSLTKAALKNTKELTMSL; from the coding sequence ATGGGTATAATTTTTAGCTGTTGCAGAGAGGACAGTTCTGACGAGGACGAAGCCCTATTAAGAGAACATCAAAGTGGATATGGCGGAGTGGATGAGTCCAGTGAATATGAAGACCGTCTCTCTGCTaagatattgaaagaaCAGGAGCAAAAGCTGCAGCAAAGGAATGAAGAACTTAGAGAGATTGTAGAAAATCTGAACGGCAAATTGATTGATATTTCAATGGTGAGCAATAGCGATATTGTTGTCCAAAGCAGCGATTTAGACGACACTGCGAGATCACAGCTTGCTGAGCAGAAGAACAACGACAATTATATGGAACTTGAGCAGGGGCAAGATGCTGGCCAAGTGCAATATCAAGAGAATGAACAACTACAGGAACAGGTTCGGAAACACCAACCGACTATATCACAATTGGATAGTAAGACATTGACAAGTGCTATGAGAGGAGCTTTAAAGACATTGCACGACTCAATTTTCTCAGAGCTAGACGATTCATTGACTAAAGCGGCACTCAAAAACACAAAAGAGCTAACTATGTCATTgtaa
- the RSC4 gene encoding Rsc4p (similar to Saccharomyces cerevisiae RSC4 (YKR008W); ancestral locus Anc_2.518) produces the protein MPPRKKKVAEEEVVAEEVDNSKYVAGKKPRGDSKVLPIDYNTPLDPDSELFKEQWSIPKLNSFNDSVLDNLTESYRALFKDFIKLPSRKFHPQYYYKIDKPISINEIKSRNYEFAGGAKTLLLDIELLHKNCAVYNEPDSLIVKNSLQIVNYIKYELLKAKNIERNYNITDDVRKKLLAYMDRLIEATDKELEIEFESGFVDVDDKIRLSAPFMELVDRDELGEYYEVIYRPMALSPIRKNLEVGLYAKIYDFIIDVHLVFQNALVFNDPETIIYQDAKKLLRFFNKIMNEKFFAELLDASERGEVKLVLDKSDFNQYLGPTIIKTSHAVLEDSEAANYDFNHVEGLGNGYTQEILSEDYLLGPSSSNTNMINKPSRKNFDYLPKVMKYNLLKSLKKEVVSSDHVIQHKPYEMINQVAIYSSKNYYSLAIRPLPGSRPACNQEWIEYIFNGRDLNVHENMFSFSLQPIQTFITLTADINDNTHDITLKLNKDIIPKNNQTNNSAQPVDENTKKLVSVSDKVTFDLRLNEGLNIIELNCKDNANNTSEVMKFWVNVLP, from the coding sequence ATGCCACCtagaaagaagaaagtCGCTGAAGAAGAGGTTGTTGCTGAGGAAGTTGATAACAGCAAGTATGTTGCCGGTAAGAAGCCAAGAGGCGATTCGAAAGTGTTGCCGATTGATTACAATACGCCATTGGATCCAGATTCTGAGTTGTTCAAAGAACAATGGTCGATTCCAAAATTGAATTCCTTTAATGATTCTGTTCTAGATAACTTAACAGAATCATACAGGGCGCTATTCAAGGATTTCATTAAGCTACCAAGTAGGAAATTCCATCCACAGTACTATTATAAGATCGACAAGCCTATTTCCatcaatgaaattaaatcaagAAACTATGAATTCGCTGGTGGTGCTAAGACTCTATTGCTGGATATTGAACTATTGCACAAAAATTGTGCAGTTTATAATGAACCTGATAGTTTGATTGTGAAAAACTCTCTACAAATTgtcaattatattaaatatgaattattaaaagctaaaaatattgaaagaaattataatattacagACGATGtgagaaaaaaattattggcATACATGGATCGTCTTATCGAGGCAACTGATAAAGAGCTCGAGATAGAGTTCGAGTCAGGATTTGTCGACGTCGATGATAAAATTAGGTTAAGTGCTCCCTTCATGGAATTAGTCGATAGAGACGAACTTGGTGAATACTATGAAGTAATATATAGGCCAATGGCTTTATCTCCAATAAGGAAGAACTTGGAAGTTGGTTTATATGCCAAGATATATGACTTTATAATAGACGTTCATTTAGTCTTTCAGAACGCACTTGTATTCAACGATCCAGAGacaataatttatcaagaTGCAAAGAAGCTGTTACgtttctttaataaaattatgaaCGAAAAGTTTTTCGCCGAATTATTAGATGCTAGTGAACGTGGGGAAGTAAAGCTAGTATTGGATAAATCTGATTTTAACCAATATTTAGGTCCAAccattattaaaacaagTCATGCAGTTCTCGAAGACAGTGAAGCTGCCAACTATGATTTTAACCATGTCGAAGGTTTAGGGAATGGCTACACTCAAGAAATTTTATCCGAGGATTATCTGTTAGGTCCGTCCTCTTCAAACACTAATATGATCAATAAACCATCAAGAAAGAATTTTGACTATTTACCAAAAGTTATGAAATATAATCTTTTGAAATCCTTAAAGAAAGAAGTCGTCTCTTCGGATCACGTAATCCAACACAAACCCTATGAGATGATAAACCAAGTTGCAATCTATTCATCTAAGAATTATTACAGTTTAGCAATAAGACCTTTACCAGGTTCAAGACCTGCTTGCAACCAAGAATggattgaatatatttttaacgGTCGCGATCTTAACGTACACGAAAATATGTTTTCATTCTCCTTGCAACCTATCCAAACATTCATCACTTTAACAGCTGATATCAATGATAATACTCACGACATCACTTTGAAActaaataaagatataataCCAAAAAACAACCAAACTAACAACTCTGCACAACCAGTTGATGAAAATACTAAAAAATTAGTATCTGTATCGGATAAAGTTACCTTTGATCTAAGACTAAATGAGGGACTCAACATAATAGAGTTGAATTGTAAAGATAATGCGAATAATACTTCAGAGGTGATGAAGTTTTGGGTTAACGTTTTACcataa
- the TPHA0G03430 gene encoding glycosyltransferase family 15 protein (ancestral locus Anc_2.519) has protein sequence MFDHRSFFFRRVPGRKFMVRTLTIVLVIILITVVHLHSNSSELIDKLVSYNVGSYFRDNEDHQSVNISQNNNTTKLYDDDSGKGNDILLTLVRNSDLDNMLETIKQFEERFNSLFHYDWYFMNNEDFTEDFKKKTTELISGRTKFIKIPHEFWSYPDSIDQEKAEQTRVEAKKNNLNYGDSESYRFMCRFNSGFFYKLEELRNIDYYWRIEPSVRFKCDIPYDVFQYMRRHKKIYGFNMALQENTRTIPSLWDTTTEFFKQNPDFIAPKNNYDFTTDDNGKSYNLCHFWSNFEIAHLDFYRSAAYNSYFDYLEGKGGFFYERWGDAPIHTLAVSYMLRADQIHFVGNTGYYHEPNQDCPRDILVRNYLHCDCNVKKDFTWHKYSCVNKFFEVNKFPKPDSYDSLEKNYPDLFESIDQKQKNN, from the coding sequence ATGTTCGATCATCGatcttttttcttcagGAGAGTTCCTGGAAGGAAATTTATGGTTAGAACATTAACTATAGTTTTAGTTATCATTTTGATAACCGTCGTGCACTTACATTCCAATAGTTCCgaattaattgataaactGGTAAGTTACAATGTAGGATCATATTTTAGAGACAATGAAGATCACCAAAGTGTGAATATATCtcagaataataataccaCTAAGTTGTATGATGATGATAGCGGCAAAGGTAACGACATTTTATTAACACTGGTAAGAAATAGCGACTTGGATAACATGCTTGAGACCATCAAGCAGTTTGAAGAGCGTTTCAATTCTCTATTCCATTATGACTGGTATTTTATGAACAATGAAGATTTTACagaagattttaaaaagaaaacgaCAGAGTTGATATCGGGAAGaactaaatttattaaaattccACATGAATTTTGGTCATATCCTGATAGTATCGATCAAGAAAAGGCAGAGCAAACCAGAGTAGAAgctaaaaaaaataatttaaattatggTGATAGTGAATCATACAGATTTATGTGTCGTTTCAATTCTGGATTCTTCTATAAGCTTGAAGAATTGagaaatattgattattattggAGAATAGAACCATCTGTAAGGTTTAAATGTGATATACCTTACGATGTGTTTCAATACATGAGAAGACATAAGAAAATTTATGGTTTCAACATGGCATTACAAGAGAATACCCGAACAATTCCTTCTTTGTGGGATACCACAACTGAATTTTTTAAGCAAAATCCAGACTTTATTGCACCTAAAAACAATTATGATTTTACTACCGATGATAATGGAAAGTCTTATAATTTATGTCATTTCTGgtcaaattttgaaatagcACACTTGGATTTTTATAGATCTGCAGCCTACAATTCTTACTTCGATTATTTAGAAGGTAAAGGTGGATTTTTTTACGAAAGATGGGGTGATGCACCAATTCATACATTAGCTGTGAGCTATATGCTGAGAGCTgatcaaattcattttgtGGGGAATACTGGTTATTATCATGAACCTAATCAAGATTGTCCGAGGGATATATTGGTTAGgaattatttacattgCGATTGCAATGTCAAGAAAGATTTTACTTGGCATAAATATAGTTGCGTGAACAAATTTTTCGAAGTGAATAAGTTTCCTAAACCTGATAGTTACGATTCtttggaaaaaaattatcctGACTTATTTGAAAGCATAgatcaaaaacaaaaaaacaattaa